A genome region from Labilibaculum antarcticum includes the following:
- the leuS gene encoding leucine--tRNA ligase gives MEYNFKEIEQKWQKYWTEEKTYKVEVDSERPKFYVLDMFPYPSGAGLHVGHPLGYIASDIYSRYKTLKGFNVLHPMGYDAYGLPAEQYAIQTGQHPAVTTETNIKRYREQLNKIGFSYDWDREVRTCQPEYYKWTQWAFIQMFNHFFNNDIEKAESIESLISKFEFEGNVNVNAACSETEPFSAEEWKAFSDNEKQATLLNHRLAYLADTMVNWCPKLGTVLANDEVKDGLSARGGYPVEQKRMRQWSLRVSAYAKRLLDGMETLEWTDSLKEIQKNWIGRSVGAEVNFGVKGSDIKMEVFTTRPDTIFGVTFMVLAPESDWVKELTTPEYQADIDAYIEATNKRTERERLADVKTISGAFTGAYAINPFTGQEIPIWISDYVLAGYGTGAIMAVPAHDSRDYAFAKHFDLPIIQVVSGGDISEESYDAKTGKSMNSDFLNGLDVKDAIVKANEEVEARGLGKKKINYRLRDAIFSRQRYWGEPFPVYFKDGMPQMMDLDKLPLKLPEIDKYLPTESGEPPLGRAKNWVTEDGYPIELNTMPGFAGSSAYYLRYMDPRNNDALVSTEANEYWQDVDLYIGGTEHATGHLIYSRFWNKFLFDINEVCKDEPFKKLINQGMIQGRSNFVYRDKKSNKYVSHGLIKEYDTTAIHVDVNIVKNDVLDLEAFKNWMPEYKDAEFILEDGKYHCGWAVEKMSKSMFNVVNPDVIVEEYGADTLRLYEMFLGPLEAHKPWDTNGIDGVHKFLKKLWRLFHNEAGEFELTNSQPTPDELKVLHKTIKKIQDDIERFSFNTSISAFMICVNEFYTLKCNNKAIFEDLLVILAPFAPHVAEELWGLCGNTTSITKARFPEFNESFVQENNHKYPVSFNGKMRFILELPIDLSRDEIEKEVLSLEKSQKWIEGKTPKKIIIVPNKIINIVV, from the coding sequence ATGGAGTACAACTTTAAAGAAATAGAACAAAAGTGGCAGAAGTATTGGACCGAGGAGAAAACATACAAAGTTGAGGTTGATTCAGAGAGACCAAAATTTTATGTGCTCGATATGTTCCCATACCCTTCAGGTGCTGGTTTGCACGTTGGTCACCCACTGGGATATATTGCTTCGGATATATATTCTCGCTATAAAACTTTAAAGGGGTTTAATGTACTTCATCCAATGGGATACGATGCATATGGTTTGCCTGCAGAGCAATATGCGATTCAAACAGGTCAGCATCCTGCTGTGACTACTGAGACTAATATTAAAAGATATCGCGAACAATTAAATAAAATTGGATTTTCATACGATTGGGATCGTGAAGTGCGCACCTGTCAGCCTGAATATTATAAATGGACTCAGTGGGCATTTATTCAAATGTTCAACCATTTCTTTAATAATGATATTGAAAAAGCAGAATCCATTGAATCTCTAATTTCAAAATTTGAGTTCGAAGGAAATGTGAATGTAAATGCAGCATGTTCCGAAACGGAACCTTTTTCAGCAGAGGAGTGGAAAGCTTTTTCGGATAATGAAAAACAAGCCACTCTTTTAAATCACCGTTTGGCTTATTTGGCCGATACAATGGTGAACTGGTGTCCTAAATTAGGAACCGTTTTAGCTAACGATGAGGTGAAAGATGGTCTTTCTGCAAGAGGAGGATATCCTGTTGAGCAAAAAAGAATGCGTCAATGGTCATTGCGTGTTTCTGCTTATGCAAAGCGTCTTTTAGATGGTATGGAAACTTTAGAGTGGACAGATTCTTTAAAAGAGATTCAAAAAAACTGGATTGGTCGTTCTGTTGGTGCTGAAGTAAACTTTGGTGTGAAAGGTTCAGATATCAAAATGGAGGTTTTCACCACTCGTCCAGATACTATTTTCGGCGTTACTTTTATGGTATTGGCTCCGGAAAGTGATTGGGTAAAGGAATTAACAACTCCAGAATATCAGGCAGATATTGATGCCTATATCGAGGCAACGAACAAAAGAACGGAAAGGGAGCGACTAGCCGATGTTAAAACGATTAGCGGTGCATTTACCGGTGCGTATGCAATTAATCCTTTTACAGGCCAAGAGATTCCTATTTGGATAAGTGATTACGTGTTAGCTGGATATGGAACGGGTGCAATTATGGCCGTTCCTGCTCATGATAGCAGAGATTACGCTTTTGCGAAGCATTTCGACTTGCCAATTATTCAGGTGGTATCAGGTGGGGATATTTCAGAGGAATCTTACGATGCAAAAACGGGTAAGTCAATGAACTCTGATTTCTTAAACGGATTAGACGTTAAAGATGCTATTGTTAAGGCAAATGAGGAAGTTGAAGCAAGGGGGTTAGGAAAGAAAAAAATTAACTATAGACTGAGAGATGCTATATTCTCTCGTCAAAGATATTGGGGAGAACCTTTCCCTGTTTATTTTAAGGATGGAATGCCCCAAATGATGGATTTGGACAAGCTTCCTTTGAAATTACCTGAGATTGATAAATACTTGCCTACAGAGAGTGGAGAACCACCTTTGGGACGCGCTAAAAATTGGGTAACCGAAGATGGATATCCAATTGAGTTGAATACCATGCCTGGCTTTGCAGGATCATCAGCATATTACTTACGCTATATGGATCCTCGCAACAATGATGCTTTGGTTTCTACCGAAGCGAATGAGTATTGGCAGGATGTTGATTTGTACATTGGAGGTACAGAGCATGCTACGGGTCACTTAATTTATTCTCGTTTTTGGAACAAGTTCTTATTTGATATCAACGAAGTTTGCAAAGATGAGCCATTTAAGAAATTGATTAATCAGGGAATGATCCAAGGGCGTTCAAATTTCGTTTACCGAGATAAAAAATCAAACAAATACGTTTCTCACGGATTAATAAAGGAATACGATACTACAGCCATTCACGTTGACGTGAACATTGTGAAAAATGATGTTCTTGATTTGGAAGCTTTCAAAAACTGGATGCCGGAATATAAAGATGCTGAATTCATATTAGAAGATGGGAAATACCATTGTGGTTGGGCTGTTGAGAAGATGTCTAAATCCATGTTTAATGTGGTAAACCCTGATGTGATTGTTGAAGAATATGGAGCAGATACACTTCGTTTGTACGAAATGTTCCTCGGACCATTAGAGGCTCATAAGCCTTGGGATACAAATGGTATTGATGGCGTGCACAAATTCTTAAAGAAATTATGGAGATTGTTCCATAATGAAGCTGGTGAGTTTGAATTGACAAATAGTCAGCCTACGCCGGACGAATTAAAGGTTCTACATAAAACCATTAAGAAAATTCAAGATGATATTGAGCGTTTTTCTTTTAATACCTCAATTTCAGCATTTATGATTTGCGTGAATGAATTCTATACTTTGAAATGTAACAATAAGGCGATTTTTGAAGATCTGTTAGTAATTCTAGCTCCTTTCGCGCCTCATGTTGCCGAAGAGCTATGGGGTTTGTGTGGAAACACAACCAGTATTACGAAGGCCAGGTTTCCTGAGTTTAATGAAAGTTTTGTTCAGGAAAACAATCATAAATATCCCGTCTCGTTTAATGGTAAAATGAGGTTTATTTTGGAGTTGCCCATAGATCTAAGTAGGGATGAAATTGAAAAAGAGGTTCTTTCTCTGGAAAAATCTCAAAAATGGATTGAGGGAAAAACGCCCAAGAAAATTATTATTGTTCCTAACAAGATCATTAATATAGTAGTTTAG
- a CDS encoding acyl carrier protein: MSDIASRVKAIIVDKLGVDETEVTLEASFTNDLGADSLDTVELIMEFEKEFNIAIPDDQAENIGTVGDAISYIGENAK, encoded by the coding sequence ATGTCTGATATTGCATCTAGAGTAAAAGCTATCATAGTTGATAAGTTGGGTGTGGACGAAACTGAGGTAACACTTGAGGCTAGTTTCACTAACGATCTTGGAGCTGATTCATTGGATACAGTTGAGCTTATCATGGAATTCGAAAAAGAATTTAATATCGCTATTCCAGACGATCAAGCAGAAAACATTGGTACAGTAGGTGACGCTATTTCTTACATCGGAGAAAACGCTAAGTAA
- a CDS encoding YitT family protein, translating into MKINYSEIRSLLIITLGMAIYTFAWSAFLIPSGIIGGGVSGIGTLIYIASEKTILVGYSYFVINAFLILIALKILGSKFGIKTIYAIIVGSILLSVLPKLIPEPLVNEKFMAAIIGGALSGIGVGITISQGGSSGGTDIIAMMINKYKNISPGRIILYIDIFIIASSYIVFKDVPTIVYGYVVMSITAYAIDMVISGSKQSAQLIIISAEFAQIADEITGTMNRGVSVMDSTGWYSKESKKMLMVVVRKHEAPSIFKLVKQIDGNAFISMGSVMGVYGLGFEEIRG; encoded by the coding sequence ATGAAAATAAATTATTCTGAAATAAGATCCCTGTTAATAATTACACTTGGGATGGCAATATACACCTTTGCTTGGTCTGCTTTTTTAATCCCGTCGGGCATAATTGGTGGTGGAGTTAGTGGTATTGGGACATTAATCTATATCGCAAGTGAAAAAACAATACTGGTAGGTTATTCCTATTTTGTTATTAATGCGTTTTTAATACTGATAGCTCTAAAAATATTGGGAAGCAAATTTGGTATTAAAACAATATATGCAATAATTGTGGGTTCGATATTGCTTTCGGTTTTACCTAAGCTTATCCCGGAACCTCTGGTGAATGAAAAATTTATGGCTGCAATTATAGGCGGCGCATTGTCTGGTATTGGTGTGGGTATCACAATTTCTCAAGGAGGTAGTTCCGGAGGTACTGATATTATCGCAATGATGATAAATAAGTACAAAAATATCAGCCCCGGACGTATTATATTATATATTGATATTTTTATCATTGCTTCATCATATATCGTGTTTAAAGATGTACCTACTATTGTGTATGGTTACGTAGTGATGTCTATCACAGCTTACGCTATTGATATGGTGATTTCCGGATCGAAACAATCTGCTCAGCTTATTATTATTTCTGCTGAGTTTGCTCAGATTGCCGATGAAATTACTGGAACTATGAACAGGGGCGTGTCAGTGATGGACTCAACAGGATGGTACTCAAAGGAAAGTAAAAAGATGTTGATGGTTGTGGTTCGGAAACATGAAGCTCCATCAATATTTAAATTAGTAAAACAAATTGATGGAAATGCTTTTATATCAATGGGTTCAGTAATGGGGGTTTACGGTTTAGGTTTTGAAGAAATAAGAGGGTAA
- a CDS encoding glycoside hydrolase family 127 protein: MKRLMLLVIGVLLMNSSFSQDHGIINNSTSPNVNFKSINIGDCQWTEGFWADKFKVCEETMVPYMGELLCGDTGHALNNFKIAAGLKEGKHKGMKWHDGDFYKWMEAEMYVYAQNKDENILADLDQYIDIIGKAQQSDGYLQTQVTIPGLKRYGNRQYHEMYNSGHLYTSACIHNRITGKTNFLDIAIKHADNLYETFQPQPEELARFGFNQTQIMGLVELYRTTKDKKYLELAELFINMRGKSKVQPDKTAGYKFIGDMVQERTPLRDEKTAEGHAVLALYFYAGAADVYAETGEKALIDALDRLWDNVVNKKMYVTGACGQTHHGVSSHVDMVHEGFINEYMMPNLTAYNETCANICNSMFSYRMLGIHGESKYADIMELVLFNSALSGISIEGKDYFYANPLRVCHHAHDNPDAATEFDERIPYVECFCCPPNLVRTIAKVSGWAYSITNNGVAVNLYGGNKLTTELLDGSKLQLSQVTQYPWNGAVKITMEECKKGAFQLMLRIPDWAQGSKILVNGKDAGVDVKTGTYVTIERSWKKGDVVSLDMPMDVKLIEGNPLIEEVRNQVAVKRGPVVYCVESPDLPKDAGILDVYLPVKSNLKVTYKPDFLGGVSTISADVKLRKANTNTMYSELKEVEWETYKTQFVPYFSWSNRGKSEMTVWIPIVWE; encoded by the coding sequence ATGAAAAGATTAATGTTATTGGTAATAGGTGTTTTATTAATGAATTCTTCCTTTTCACAGGATCATGGAATCATAAATAATTCAACAAGTCCGAATGTAAATTTTAAGAGTATCAATATAGGTGATTGCCAATGGACTGAAGGTTTTTGGGCTGATAAGTTTAAAGTGTGTGAGGAGACAATGGTTCCTTACATGGGAGAATTGTTGTGTGGAGATACTGGTCATGCATTAAATAATTTCAAAATTGCAGCAGGACTAAAAGAAGGAAAGCACAAGGGTATGAAGTGGCATGATGGAGACTTCTACAAGTGGATGGAAGCTGAAATGTATGTATATGCTCAGAATAAAGATGAAAATATTCTTGCTGATTTAGATCAATACATTGATATTATTGGAAAAGCACAGCAATCGGATGGTTATTTGCAAACACAAGTTACAATCCCAGGATTAAAACGATATGGGAACCGTCAGTACCATGAAATGTATAATAGTGGTCATTTATACACAAGTGCCTGTATTCACAATCGTATTACTGGTAAAACGAATTTCTTAGACATTGCAATTAAACATGCAGATAATTTGTATGAAACTTTTCAGCCACAGCCAGAAGAATTAGCGCGTTTTGGATTTAATCAAACACAAATAATGGGCTTGGTAGAATTGTATCGAACTACAAAAGATAAAAAATACCTTGAGTTGGCTGAGTTGTTCATTAATATGAGAGGGAAATCAAAAGTACAACCAGATAAAACCGCAGGCTATAAGTTTATTGGCGATATGGTTCAGGAAAGGACTCCTTTGCGGGATGAAAAAACAGCAGAAGGTCATGCTGTACTTGCTTTGTATTTTTATGCTGGAGCTGCTGATGTATATGCTGAGACTGGAGAAAAAGCTTTGATTGATGCATTGGACAGACTGTGGGATAATGTTGTAAACAAGAAAATGTATGTAACTGGTGCGTGTGGTCAAACACATCATGGTGTGTCGTCGCATGTCGATATGGTTCATGAGGGTTTTATCAACGAATACATGATGCCCAATTTAACTGCTTACAATGAAACTTGTGCAAATATTTGTAACTCGATGTTTAGCTATCGCATGTTGGGAATTCATGGCGAATCTAAATATGCCGATATAATGGAGTTGGTATTATTTAATAGTGCTCTATCCGGAATCAGTATAGAAGGGAAAGATTATTTCTATGCGAATCCCTTACGCGTTTGCCATCATGCTCATGATAATCCTGATGCGGCAACTGAATTCGATGAACGTATTCCTTATGTAGAATGCTTTTGCTGTCCTCCAAATTTGGTTCGAACCATTGCAAAAGTATCTGGTTGGGCTTATAGCATAACGAATAATGGAGTGGCTGTTAATTTATATGGAGGAAATAAATTAACAACAGAATTGTTGGATGGTTCTAAATTACAGCTATCACAGGTAACTCAATATCCATGGAATGGAGCAGTTAAAATCACCATGGAAGAATGTAAAAAGGGAGCTTTTCAACTAATGCTTCGTATTCCCGACTGGGCACAGGGGAGCAAGATTTTAGTGAACGGTAAAGATGCAGGCGTTGATGTGAAAACAGGAACATATGTGACGATTGAGCGTTCATGGAAAAAGGGTGACGTAGTTTCACTGGATATGCCTATGGATGTTAAGTTAATTGAAGGCAATCCCTTAATTGAAGAGGTTAGAAATCAGGTAGCCGTAAAACGTGGACCTGTAGTTTATTGTGTTGAGTCACCCGATCTTCCAAAAGATGCAGGAATTCTGGATGTATATCTTCCTGTAAAATCAAATCTAAAAGTTACTTACAAACCTGATTTTTTAGGGGGCGTTTCTACTATCAGCGCAGACGTAAAGCTTCGAAAAGCGAATACTAATACGATGTATAGTGAGCTTAAAGAAGTAGAGTGGGAAACTTACAAAACACAATTTGTGCCTTATTTTTCATGGAGCAACCGTGGGAAATCGGAGATGACAGTTTGGATACCAATTGTTTGGGAATAG
- a CDS encoding sulfatase: protein MNNRFLIKLIGLSFLLFVGFSCKSKEEVKKKPNILFIAVDDLRPELGCYGSDIAISPNLDALAGDGLLFENAYCQQAICSPSRASLMTGARPETIGVIENYTDFRDVNPDIVTLPQQLMKFGYETVCTGKIFHGKYNDPNFSWSRLPVKPKVERAPTKGGFALKENQEFWENDRNKMVAKYGPDATKNGLAQGPAYECADVPDVTYEDGYNTIAAIETLKDMLAKNPDKPFFLGLGLKKPHLNFIAPKKYWDLYNREDIPLAQQTEAPINGAAMGLHPSFELRARSGIPKTGVINDTLARTLKHGYLACVSYADAQIGMMIKALEEAGVRENTIIILWGDHGWHLGDMGIWGKATNYEISTRVPLMIWTPDMPTENRGAKTNALVELVDMYPTLCDLAGVPKPGHLEGQSFVPLLDNPKKEWKKAVFSQFPTPALREWAANPLSQGMRETYFGPLIEEVEERIIDQQKEKWDRNLFENYLMGYGMRTEQYRFVVWKDYTKPEVDPIFFELYDHKADPQETVNVADENPELVKELLVQFNKGWQGNLAK, encoded by the coding sequence ATGAATAATCGGTTTTTAATTAAATTAATTGGACTAAGTTTTCTCCTATTCGTAGGATTTAGTTGTAAGTCTAAAGAAGAGGTTAAAAAGAAACCAAATATTCTTTTTATTGCAGTAGATGATTTGCGTCCGGAATTAGGATGTTATGGTTCGGATATTGCGATATCTCCAAATTTAGATGCCTTGGCCGGCGATGGATTATTGTTCGAGAACGCATATTGTCAGCAGGCTATTTGTAGTCCTTCAAGAGCCAGTTTAATGACTGGTGCACGTCCGGAAACTATTGGAGTGATTGAAAATTACACTGATTTTAGGGATGTAAATCCTGACATTGTAACTTTGCCACAGCAACTGATGAAGTTTGGTTATGAAACAGTTTGTACAGGAAAAATTTTTCATGGAAAGTATAATGATCCAAATTTTTCGTGGAGTAGATTACCTGTTAAGCCTAAAGTAGAACGTGCACCGACTAAAGGTGGATTTGCTTTAAAAGAGAATCAAGAGTTTTGGGAAAATGATCGTAATAAAATGGTTGCGAAGTATGGCCCGGATGCTACTAAAAACGGTTTAGCACAAGGTCCAGCATACGAATGTGCGGATGTGCCGGATGTAACCTATGAAGATGGTTACAATACGATTGCGGCAATTGAAACATTAAAAGATATGTTGGCGAAAAATCCAGATAAACCTTTCTTTTTAGGATTAGGATTAAAAAAGCCTCACTTAAATTTTATTGCCCCTAAAAAGTATTGGGATCTATACAATCGTGAAGATATTCCATTGGCTCAACAAACCGAGGCTCCAATTAATGGTGCTGCAATGGGATTACATCCATCCTTCGAATTAAGAGCAAGATCAGGTATTCCAAAAACGGGAGTAATTAATGATACTTTGGCACGAACCTTAAAACACGGCTATTTGGCTTGTGTAAGTTATGCTGATGCTCAAATTGGGATGATGATTAAAGCTTTGGAAGAAGCTGGCGTTCGTGAAAATACCATTATTATTCTTTGGGGTGATCATGGTTGGCATCTTGGAGATATGGGAATTTGGGGGAAAGCTACTAATTATGAAATTAGTACTCGTGTTCCTCTGATGATTTGGACTCCGGACATGCCCACTGAAAATAGAGGAGCTAAAACAAATGCATTAGTCGAATTGGTTGATATGTATCCAACTCTTTGCGATCTGGCTGGAGTTCCTAAGCCTGGTCATTTGGAAGGGCAAAGTTTTGTTCCATTATTGGATAATCCTAAAAAAGAGTGGAAAAAAGCTGTGTTTAGCCAGTTTCCAACTCCTGCATTAAGAGAATGGGCAGCAAATCCACTTTCTCAAGGAATGCGTGAGACTTATTTTGGACCGCTAATCGAAGAGGTGGAAGAGCGAATTATCGATCAGCAAAAAGAAAAATGGGATCGTAATTTATTTGAAAATTACTTGATGGGGTATGGAATGCGAACTGAGCAATATCGATTTGTGGTTTGGAAAGATTATACAAAACCAGAAGTAGATCCGATATTTTTTGAATTATACGATCATAAAGCCGATCCTCAGGAAACAGTTAATGTAGCAGATGAAAATCCTGAATTAGTAAAAGAACTTTTAGTTCAATTCAATAAAGGTTGGCAAGGTAATCTGGCAAAATAA
- a CDS encoding YitT family protein, whose protein sequence is MKKNILAQMSKFDFQSYLIITIGLLVGSLAWTGFLIPSEIVGSGVGGIATMIFYVTGFKVGYSVFLINFVFLLVALRVLGFGFGVKTIYGIIILSFFLWLFQSLITEPLVSDRFMCAIIGGMLAGASAGIILSRGGSTGGTDILAMMINKYKNYSPGQLLLTIDVLIISSSYFLEHSIEQVVYGFVTMGVSAYCVDLIIEGSKQSVQIFIFTKKPDEIRKEVIHTLDQGITLLTGTGGYSGKEVKVLMLLAKKRESQTILNMIKVVDPDAFISLGSVMGVYGKGFDKIKS, encoded by the coding sequence ATGAAAAAGAATATTTTAGCACAAATGTCAAAATTTGATTTTCAATCCTACCTAATTATTACAATAGGTTTATTGGTGGGGTCTCTTGCATGGACAGGATTCCTAATTCCTTCAGAGATTGTAGGTTCAGGGGTTGGAGGAATTGCAACCATGATTTTCTACGTTACCGGATTTAAAGTGGGTTACAGTGTCTTTCTTATAAACTTCGTTTTTCTTTTAGTCGCATTGCGTGTTTTAGGTTTTGGTTTTGGTGTTAAAACCATTTATGGAATTATTATTCTATCCTTTTTTCTTTGGCTGTTTCAATCATTGATAACAGAACCATTGGTTTCCGATCGGTTTATGTGTGCAATTATTGGAGGAATGCTCGCAGGAGCAAGTGCAGGAATCATATTGTCTCGCGGAGGAAGTACGGGAGGAACTGATATTCTTGCAATGATGATTAATAAGTATAAGAATTACAGCCCGGGACAATTACTTCTCACTATTGATGTACTTATTATATCTTCGTCTTATTTCTTAGAGCATTCAATAGAACAAGTGGTTTATGGATTTGTAACAATGGGAGTAAGTGCCTATTGTGTCGATTTAATTATTGAGGGGAGTAAGCAATCTGTGCAGATATTTATTTTCACAAAAAAACCTGATGAAATAAGAAAAGAGGTTATACATACTCTTGATCAGGGAATAACTTTGCTTACCGGAACAGGTGGTTATAGTGGAAAAGAGGTTAAAGTTTTAATGCTTTTGGCCAAGAAAAGAGAATCACAAACCATCTTAAATATGATTAAGGTGGTGGATCCGGATGCATTTATTTCTCTTGGCAGTGTAATGGGAGTATATGGTAAGGGATTTGATAAAATTAAATCGTGA
- the purN gene encoding phosphoribosylglycinamide formyltransferase, whose amino-acid sequence MKRLAIFASGSGSNAENIARYFSDKPEFEISAILSNNANAFVLSRARSLNIPTLVFSRSEFNKTDKIVSFLAEKKVDFIVLAGFIWLLPLNLLRKYPDSIVNIHPALLPKYGGKGMYGMNVHKAVVENKEKESGITIHMINEKYDEGRIIYQAKCSIAPNDTPEDVAEKIHKLEYEFFPKIIEQLL is encoded by the coding sequence ATGAAACGACTAGCCATATTTGCCTCTGGATCAGGAAGTAATGCTGAAAATATCGCAAGGTATTTTAGCGATAAACCTGAATTCGAGATTTCTGCAATTCTTTCCAACAATGCCAATGCCTTTGTACTTTCCAGAGCCAGAAGTTTAAATATTCCAACTTTGGTTTTTTCTAGGTCAGAATTTAATAAAACCGATAAAATAGTAAGCTTTTTAGCTGAAAAAAAGGTCGATTTTATTGTTTTGGCTGGATTTATTTGGCTTCTTCCGCTTAATCTTCTTCGTAAATACCCCGATTCCATAGTCAATATTCACCCTGCTCTTTTACCTAAATATGGTGGAAAAGGAATGTATGGCATGAATGTTCACAAAGCAGTTGTTGAGAACAAAGAGAAAGAAAGTGGCATCACCATTCACATGATCAATGAGAAATACGATGAAGGAAGGATAATATATCAGGCCAAATGCAGTATTGCACCAAACGATACACCCGAAGATGTTGCAGAAAAAATCCATAAACTAGAATATGAATTTTTCCCTAAGATAATTGAGCAATTACTTTAA
- a CDS encoding peptidoglycan DD-metalloendopeptidase family protein encodes MKKFLNYKLLLIAGVVLLGLIGLKWFSKEVSVKQIEQVEVVIDTTEIAQVHLKYGFPIEEFEVETNKVKRNQSVSTILRQYDVGYGTIDKIAKKAKKVFNVRRIKSGHEYSVLFTQDSLKTPEYFVYENTPVEYIVFDLRDTLNVFKGEKEIVKHRKQIKGSIESSLWNAMVEADSDPLLSIELSDIYAWTIDFFGIGKGDQFNIIYEESFVDDKPIHQIKVIAVNFIDHNSNNYAFAFTEGDKEGYFDEKGKSLQKAFLKAPLRYSRISSKFSNNRYHPVLKRYRAHHGVDYAAPTGTPVHTIGDGVITKRGYQKNGGGNYLSIKHNSVYSTTYMHLSRFAKSMTTGTRIKQGETIGYVGATGLATGPHLDFRVYKNGSAINPLKMESPPVSPVKEEHAARYKLEMEKLMQELNQQEAITLK; translated from the coding sequence ATGAAAAAATTCTTGAATTATAAATTACTGCTAATTGCTGGTGTTGTTCTATTAGGTTTAATCGGACTTAAATGGTTTTCAAAGGAAGTATCGGTGAAACAAATAGAACAGGTAGAAGTTGTAATTGATACCACTGAGATAGCACAGGTGCATTTAAAATACGGCTTTCCCATAGAAGAATTTGAAGTGGAGACTAATAAGGTGAAAAGGAATCAGAGCGTATCAACCATTTTAAGGCAATATGATGTTGGTTATGGGACCATCGATAAAATAGCAAAAAAAGCGAAGAAGGTTTTTAATGTTAGAAGGATTAAATCCGGACACGAGTATTCAGTGCTTTTTACGCAGGATAGTTTAAAAACGCCAGAGTACTTTGTTTATGAAAATACCCCAGTAGAATATATTGTATTTGATTTGCGTGATACTTTAAATGTATTTAAAGGAGAAAAGGAAATCGTTAAACATAGGAAGCAAATTAAGGGGAGTATAGAGTCATCATTGTGGAATGCGATGGTTGAGGCTGATTCGGATCCTTTATTATCTATTGAGCTTTCTGATATTTATGCCTGGACTATTGATTTCTTTGGCATCGGTAAAGGGGATCAGTTTAATATTATATACGAAGAATCATTTGTAGATGATAAGCCAATACATCAAATAAAAGTGATTGCTGTAAATTTCATTGATCATAACTCGAATAATTATGCTTTTGCCTTTACTGAAGGTGATAAAGAGGGTTATTTCGATGAGAAAGGTAAAAGCCTGCAAAAAGCATTCTTGAAGGCTCCATTGCGATATTCGCGAATCAGCTCTAAGTTTTCTAACAACAGGTATCATCCTGTTTTGAAAAGGTATCGTGCTCATCATGGTGTCGACTATGCTGCGCCTACTGGTACACCCGTTCATACAATTGGAGATGGAGTTATAACCAAAAGAGGATATCAAAAGAATGGGGGAGGTAATTATCTTAGCATTAAGCACAATAGTGTGTACAGTACTACTTATATGCATTTATCTCGATTTGCAAAAAGCATGACTACAGGTACTCGGATTAAACAAGGTGAAACAATTGGATATGTAGGCGCAACAGGACTTGCTACTGGTCCTCACCTGGATTTTAGGGTTTATAAAAATGGCTCAGCAATAAATCCGTTAAAAATGGAATCGCCTCCTGTATCGCCTGTGAAAGAAGAGCATGCGGCCAGATACAAATTGGAAATGGAAAAGTTGATGCAGGAGTTAAATCAGCAGGAAGCAATTACTTTAAAGTAA